In one window of Dyella thiooxydans DNA:
- the fliS gene encoding flagellar export chaperone FliS, translating into MTYGPMRHASALYQQNSVSGGVESADPHQLVGMLLDGALDRIAQARGHVQHGNVAAKGTCISKAVAIVGELRDSLDHKVDPSFSQRLESLYEYVIRRLLYAQLHDDLSALDEASRLLAPVREGWQGIRGAYLAQAEAQKG; encoded by the coding sequence ATGACCTACGGACCGATGCGCCACGCCAGCGCCCTCTACCAGCAGAACAGCGTGTCCGGCGGCGTCGAGAGCGCCGACCCGCACCAGCTCGTCGGCATGCTGCTCGACGGCGCGCTGGACCGCATCGCGCAGGCCCGCGGGCACGTCCAGCACGGCAACGTGGCGGCCAAGGGCACCTGCATCTCCAAGGCGGTGGCGATCGTCGGGGAGTTGCGCGACAGCCTCGACCACAAGGTGGATCCGTCCTTCAGCCAGCGGCTGGAGTCGCTGTACGAGTACGTCATCCGTCGGCTGCTGTATGCCCAGTTGCACGATGACCTGTCCGCCCTGGACGAAGCTTCGCGCCTGCTCGCTCCGGTGCGCGAAGGCTGGCAGGGCATCCGTGGCGCCTATCTGGCGCAGGCGGAGGCGCAGAAGGGCTGA
- a CDS encoding PilZ domain-containing protein yields the protein MSQALWSEFSERVSVADQLRVAVTARDVDEDTASLARLAERNVAAMASIAALEERRPEPEDDGPVMQELARLDAKLNALVELVGRALQPVGSLPPRRAVRFNSLGIVVPSDLLPAGQDLCVRLHPDVCPSLVLELPASLERPFDDGRAFLAFRPLGEAHADALERLVFRTHRRKIAETRQSLT from the coding sequence ATGTCCCAAGCCCTGTGGTCCGAATTTTCCGAGCGCGTCAGCGTCGCCGACCAACTGCGCGTGGCGGTGACGGCGCGTGACGTGGATGAGGATACCGCCTCGCTGGCGCGGCTGGCCGAGCGCAACGTGGCCGCGATGGCCAGCATCGCGGCGCTGGAGGAACGACGTCCGGAACCCGAGGACGACGGCCCGGTGATGCAGGAGCTGGCGCGTCTGGATGCCAAGCTGAACGCGTTGGTCGAGCTGGTTGGGCGCGCGCTGCAACCGGTCGGCAGCCTCCCGCCGCGGCGGGCCGTTCGCTTCAATTCGCTGGGTATCGTGGTGCCGTCCGACCTGCTGCCTGCCGGGCAGGATCTCTGCGTGCGGTTGCATCCCGACGTATGTCCCAGCCTGGTGCTGGAGTTGCCCGCCTCGCTCGAACGTCCGTTCGATGACGGCCGTGCGTTTCTCGCCTTCCGCCCCCTCGGCGAGGCCCACGCCGACGCGCTGGAACGCCTCGTGTTCCGCACGCATAGGCGCAAAATTGCCGAGACGCGTCAGTCCCTGACCTGA
- a CDS encoding sigma-54 dependent transcriptional regulator — protein sequence MDNTDFLVFESNPSRSDSVMAALQFLGFHPRRIDYQPVAGTGRGIYVGEVTDECLLEQQLDQLGGDGQAVVLVADDAPLASRLLSPGAVFAGRVVAIRFPLRYEQFAEAVRQACKPLQGVRRTEQRFVGESRAMARVNSLIRQVAPFDSSVLVLGESGTGKEMVARTIHDCSSRKDKPFIAINCGAIPAELLESELFGHEKGAFTGAISARKGRFELAEGGTLFLDEIGDMSLPMQVKLLRVLQERVFERVGGNKTQRCDVRIIAATHRNLEQAIVDGKFREDLFYRLSVFPLELPALRERLEDLPVLIEEFNQRLESRGVGSVKFSAGALQTLRGYGWPGNVRELCNLVERLAILYPHAEVRAGELPERYRGNVAVEEPSGHRLLEVMDTPVVEAARAVNDAALLPEGGIDLKDYLADIEVGLIRQALDATGGVVAHAAKLLRMQRTTLVEKLRKYGLQNGLAA from the coding sequence ATGGACAACACGGACTTCCTGGTCTTCGAGTCGAATCCCTCCCGGTCAGACTCTGTCATGGCGGCCTTGCAGTTCCTTGGGTTCCATCCGCGGCGCATCGACTACCAGCCGGTCGCCGGCACCGGCCGCGGCATCTATGTCGGCGAGGTGACGGACGAATGCCTGCTGGAGCAGCAGCTCGACCAGCTCGGCGGCGACGGCCAGGCCGTCGTGCTGGTGGCCGATGACGCGCCGCTCGCCTCGCGCCTGCTTTCGCCCGGCGCCGTATTCGCCGGCCGGGTGGTGGCGATCCGCTTCCCGCTGCGCTACGAGCAGTTTGCCGAGGCGGTGCGCCAGGCCTGCAAACCGTTGCAGGGGGTGCGTCGTACCGAACAGCGCTTCGTCGGCGAGTCCCGCGCGATGGCTCGCGTCAATTCGCTGATCCGCCAGGTCGCCCCGTTCGATTCCAGCGTGCTGGTGCTGGGCGAGTCCGGTACCGGCAAGGAAATGGTCGCCCGCACCATCCACGATTGCTCGTCGCGCAAGGACAAGCCGTTCATCGCGATCAACTGCGGCGCGATTCCGGCCGAGCTGCTGGAGAGCGAGCTGTTCGGCCACGAGAAGGGTGCCTTCACCGGCGCGATCAGCGCCCGTAAGGGCCGCTTCGAACTGGCCGAGGGCGGCACGCTGTTCCTCGACGAGATCGGCGACATGAGCCTGCCGATGCAGGTGAAGCTGCTGCGCGTGCTGCAGGAGCGCGTGTTCGAGCGCGTCGGCGGCAACAAGACCCAGCGCTGCGACGTGCGCATCATCGCCGCCACCCACCGCAACCTGGAGCAGGCGATCGTCGACGGCAAGTTCCGTGAGGACCTGTTCTACCGCCTGAGCGTGTTCCCGCTGGAGTTGCCGGCGCTGCGCGAGCGGCTGGAAGACCTGCCGGTGCTGATCGAAGAGTTCAACCAGCGCCTGGAGAGCCGCGGCGTCGGCTCGGTGAAGTTCTCCGCCGGTGCGCTGCAGACCCTGCGCGGCTACGGCTGGCCGGGCAACGTGCGCGAGCTGTGCAACCTGGTCGAGCGGCTGGCCATTCTCTATCCGCATGCCGAAGTCCGCGCCGGCGAGCTGCCGGAGCGCTACCGCGGCAACGTCGCGGTGGAGGAGCCGAGCGGCCACCGCCTGCTCGAGGTGATGGACACGCCGGTGGTCGAGGCTGCCCGCGCGGTCAACGACGCGGCGCTGCTGCCGGAAGGCGGCATCGACCTGAAGGATTACCTGGCCGACATCGAGGTCGGGCTGATCCGACAGGCGCTGGATGCCACCGGCGGCGTGGTGGCGCATGCCGCCAAGCTGCTGCGCATGCAGCGCACGACCCTGGTCGAGAAGCTGCGCAAGTACGGCCTGCAGAACGGCCTGGCGGCCTGA
- the fliE gene encoding flagellar hook-basal body complex protein FliE has product MSTIDVNNLLSQMRQMSTQVRSPEVAFSSTAMPATSPAAIPGGGFGAVLRQSIAAVGDSQAEAGRMAAAFERGDKGADLARTMVAIQKADLSLNAMTQVRNKLVDAYKDIMNMPV; this is encoded by the coding sequence ATGAGCACGATCGACGTCAACAACCTGCTTTCCCAGATGCGCCAGATGTCCACGCAGGTGCGTTCGCCGGAGGTGGCGTTTTCCTCCACCGCGATGCCGGCCACGTCGCCGGCGGCGATCCCCGGTGGCGGCTTTGGCGCGGTGCTGCGGCAGTCGATCGCCGCGGTCGGCGACAGCCAGGCCGAAGCCGGCCGCATGGCGGCGGCGTTCGAGCGTGGCGACAAGGGTGCCGACCTCGCCCGCACGATGGTGGCGATCCAGAAGGCCGACCTCTCGCTCAACGCGATGACCCAGGTCCGCAACAAGCTGGTCGATGCCTACAAAGACATCATGAACATGCCGGTCTGA
- the fliF gene encoding flagellar basal-body MS-ring/collar protein FliF — protein MADGGMTPTEPKVDGDRPAARLDLRDIARSPASRQLMLLVGVALAVAMGVAVVLWSRSPNYGLLYAGLDQKDAAAITQALQSTNTPYTLSADGASIMAPQSQLASIRLRLAGQGLPQGSANATTVPGADSPFGMSDLAERTRYQQMLETDLGNTIANLQSVRSARVHLALPKPSAFIRDNHQASASVLVSLFPGRQLDASQVAAIVHLVSASVPDLDPKQVSVVDQQGQLLTGDAPDSAASVGDTRLRLATRIENTYAERIEELLTPLVGPGKVRAQVYVDLDFSQTEKASETYDHDHPALRSEQTSSEQRTDANTNNGVPGALSNQPPNTPAQPTAANPQARANGAAATSSTASTPTESSSSATRNFELDRTISHVTDPAGRLARLSVAVVVDNKTVGTGKDAKSEPFSPQELAHLTDLAKNAVGFNAARGDTVSVVNQAFHRDPSADDTSEPTMSFWQRPGMLDLIKQGGGILVALLVAFGLLRPLLKSLSRGPGRPVEEANALPSPMPKVSVQVADIPEDEPARIGQAIAYEQKINMAKRMVSENPKQVAQVVRNWVGDNG, from the coding sequence ATGGCAGACGGCGGCATGACCCCCACGGAACCGAAGGTCGACGGCGATCGCCCCGCCGCGCGCCTGGACCTGCGCGACATCGCGCGCAGTCCGGCCTCGCGCCAACTGATGCTGCTGGTCGGCGTGGCGCTGGCCGTGGCGATGGGCGTGGCCGTGGTGCTGTGGTCGCGCTCGCCCAACTACGGACTGCTGTACGCCGGGCTGGACCAGAAGGACGCCGCCGCGATCACCCAGGCGCTGCAGTCCACCAATACGCCCTACACGCTCAGCGCCGACGGCGCGTCGATCATGGCGCCGCAGTCGCAGCTGGCCTCGATCCGCCTGCGCCTGGCCGGGCAGGGCCTGCCGCAGGGCAGCGCCAATGCCACCACCGTCCCGGGCGCCGATTCGCCGTTCGGCATGAGCGACCTGGCCGAGCGCACGCGCTACCAGCAGATGCTCGAGACCGACCTGGGCAACACCATCGCCAACCTGCAGTCGGTGCGTTCGGCGCGCGTGCACCTGGCGCTGCCCAAGCCGTCGGCGTTCATCCGCGACAACCATCAGGCCAGCGCCTCGGTGCTGGTGTCGCTGTTCCCCGGTCGCCAGCTCGACGCCAGCCAGGTGGCGGCGATCGTGCACCTGGTCTCCGCCAGCGTGCCCGACCTCGACCCCAAGCAGGTGTCGGTGGTCGACCAGCAGGGGCAGCTGCTCACCGGCGACGCCCCGGACAGCGCCGCATCGGTCGGCGATACCCGGTTGCGACTGGCCACGCGCATCGAGAACACCTACGCCGAGCGCATCGAGGAACTGCTGACGCCGCTGGTCGGCCCGGGCAAGGTGCGTGCGCAGGTCTACGTCGACCTCGACTTCAGCCAGACCGAGAAGGCGTCGGAAACCTACGACCACGATCATCCCGCGCTGCGCAGCGAGCAGACCAGCAGCGAGCAACGCACCGACGCGAACACGAACAACGGCGTGCCGGGCGCGCTCAGCAACCAGCCGCCGAACACCCCCGCGCAGCCCACCGCGGCCAATCCGCAGGCGCGTGCGAACGGTGCGGCCGCCACCAGTTCGACCGCATCCACGCCGACCGAGAGTTCTTCCAGCGCGACCCGCAACTTCGAGCTGGACCGCACCATCAGCCACGTCACCGATCCGGCCGGTCGCCTGGCGCGCCTGAGCGTGGCGGTAGTGGTCGACAACAAGACCGTCGGTACCGGCAAGGACGCCAAGAGCGAGCCGTTCAGTCCGCAGGAACTGGCCCACCTGACCGACCTGGCCAAGAATGCGGTCGGCTTCAACGCCGCGCGCGGCGACACGGTCAGCGTGGTCAACCAGGCGTTCCATCGCGACCCCAGCGCCGACGACACCAGCGAGCCGACGATGTCGTTCTGGCAGCGCCCGGGCATGCTCGACCTGATCAAGCAGGGCGGCGGCATCCTGGTCGCCCTGCTGGTGGCCTTCGGCCTGCTGCGGCCGCTGCTCAAGAGCCTGAGCCGCGGTCCGGGCCGCCCGGTCGAAGAGGCGAACGCCTTGCCCTCGCCGATGCCGAAAGTTTCCGTGCAGGTCGCCGATATTCCGGAGGATGAACCGGCCCGCATCGGGCAGGCGATTGCCTACGAGCAGAAGATCAACATGGCCAAGCGCATGGTGAGCGAGAACCCCAAGCAGGTGGCGCAGGTCGTCCGCAACTGGGTGGGCGACAATGGCTGA
- the fliG gene encoding flagellar motor switch protein FliG, producing the protein MAEQVSDGARQAAILLLTLGEQDAAEVLKHLSARDVQAVGSAMAGLTSVSRNEVEGVLNRLNEDVGHQTALGVGTEDYIRKILTNALGESKAGGLIDRILLGRSSKGLESLKWMESRAIAELINLEHPQIIALVLAHLEPDQAAEVLGYLPPRTRSDAIMRIATLDGVQPHALNELDEIMERQFSGSSNKLKSASVGGLKAAADILNSMESSREAELMSAIRTQDAGLGGKIEELMFVFDDLAELDDRSMQTLLREVPSARLTVALKGAESAIREKIFANMSKRAADMLRDDLEVSGPVRVSEVDAAQKEVLMIARRLADAGQLTLSAGGDDFV; encoded by the coding sequence ATGGCTGAGCAGGTTTCCGACGGCGCCCGCCAGGCCGCGATCCTGCTGCTCACGCTGGGTGAGCAGGATGCCGCGGAGGTGCTCAAGCACCTGTCCGCGCGCGACGTGCAGGCGGTCGGTTCGGCGATGGCCGGACTCACCAGCGTCAGCCGCAACGAAGTCGAGGGCGTGCTCAACCGCCTCAACGAGGACGTCGGCCACCAGACCGCACTGGGCGTCGGCACCGAGGACTACATCCGCAAGATCCTCACCAACGCCCTGGGCGAGAGCAAGGCGGGCGGCCTGATCGATCGCATCCTGCTCGGTCGCTCCAGCAAGGGGCTGGAGTCGCTCAAGTGGATGGAGAGCCGGGCGATCGCCGAGCTGATCAACCTGGAGCATCCGCAGATCATCGCTCTGGTGCTGGCCCATCTTGAACCGGACCAGGCGGCCGAGGTGCTCGGCTACCTGCCGCCGCGCACGCGCTCGGACGCGATCATGCGCATCGCCACGCTCGACGGCGTGCAGCCGCATGCGCTGAACGAGCTGGACGAGATCATGGAGCGCCAGTTCTCCGGCAGCTCCAACAAGCTCAAGTCGGCCAGCGTCGGTGGCCTGAAGGCGGCCGCGGACATCCTCAACTCGATGGAGTCCAGTCGCGAGGCCGAACTGATGTCGGCGATCCGCACGCAGGATGCCGGCCTGGGCGGCAAAATCGAGGAGCTGATGTTCGTCTTTGACGACCTGGCCGAGCTGGACGACCGCAGCATGCAGACGCTGCTGCGCGAAGTGCCGTCGGCGCGCCTGACGGTGGCGTTGAAGGGGGCCGAGTCGGCCATCCGCGAAAAGATCTTCGCGAACATGTCCAAGCGCGCCGCCGACATGCTGCGCGACGATCTGGAAGTGTCCGGTCCGGTCCGCGTGAGCGAGGTCGATGCGGCGCAGAAGGAAGTGCTGATGATCGCCCGTCGCCTGGCCGATGCCGGTCAGCTGACGCTCTCTGCCGGCGGGGATGACTTCGTCTGA
- a CDS encoding flagellar assembly protein FliH translates to MAAQIIRDAFSGFQRWELPSVVDRQAAESAPEEGGPPTVAELEALERQAREEGYAAGRAEGLADAKREREAMVRQFETLLDAAARPLEALDEATEQELARLATVIARRVIAHELVTSPALIVQAVQQAARALPSAAREVRVRVHPDDLAVLREHQVAEEHWQLLPDPALSRGDCALESERSRLDARVDTRLAAIVDAVLGIGSDDDGGDEVTA, encoded by the coding sequence ATGGCCGCGCAGATCATTCGCGACGCGTTCAGCGGGTTCCAGCGCTGGGAGCTGCCGTCGGTCGTGGATCGCCAGGCCGCCGAGTCGGCGCCGGAAGAGGGTGGCCCGCCGACCGTCGCCGAACTGGAAGCGCTCGAGCGCCAGGCGCGCGAGGAAGGCTATGCCGCCGGTCGCGCCGAGGGCCTGGCCGACGCGAAGCGCGAGCGGGAAGCCATGGTGCGGCAGTTCGAGACGCTGCTGGATGCCGCTGCGCGCCCGCTCGAAGCGCTCGACGAGGCGACCGAGCAGGAACTGGCGCGACTGGCCACGGTGATCGCCCGCCGGGTGATCGCGCACGAGCTGGTCACCTCGCCGGCACTGATCGTGCAGGCCGTGCAGCAGGCCGCGCGGGCGCTGCCGTCCGCGGCCCGCGAGGTGCGCGTGCGCGTGCATCCCGACGACCTGGCGGTGCTGCGCGAGCACCAGGTGGCCGAAGAGCACTGGCAACTGCTGCCCGATCCGGCGCTCTCGCGGGGCGACTGCGCGCTCGAGAGCGAGCGCTCGCGACTGGATGCCCGCGTCGATACCCGCCTGGCCGCCATCGTCGACGCGGTGCTGGGCATCGGCTCGGACGACGACGGCGGTGACGAGGTGACGGCATGA
- the fliI gene encoding flagellar protein export ATPase FliI, whose product MSPDLQARRSEHWRERLARRGRRAELAHTLTVEGRLRRVVGLTLEAEGCEAALGSRCLVDAADGDQLDTEVVGFADERLLLMPVGEMHGVLPNARVRPCAHAGGLPVGQGLLGRVVGADGLPLDGMGPLDTDEQASLKAEPINPMERKPIDTRLDTGVRAINALLTVGRGQRLGLFAGSGVGKSTLLGMMTKYTDADVVVVGLIGERGREVKEFVEHTLGVEGRRRAVIVAAPADAPPLKRLRGAQYATAIAEWFRDRGLRVLLLMDSLTRYAQAQREIALAIGEPPATKGYPPSVFAMLPALVERAGNDAEGRGSITAFYTVLTEGDDYRHDPIADAARAILDGHIVLSRDLAEAGHYPAIDIEASISRVMPAVVRREHLRSAQRFRQIYSAYRQQRDLIAVGAYQKGSDPQVDHAIAMWPRLRAFLQQEVDEPATLVQGIEALCALTGEGEA is encoded by the coding sequence GTGAGTCCGGACCTGCAGGCCCGGCGCAGCGAACACTGGCGCGAACGGCTCGCCCGTCGCGGCCGGCGCGCCGAGCTGGCGCACACCCTGACCGTGGAAGGCCGGTTGCGCCGCGTGGTCGGCTTGACGCTCGAGGCGGAGGGCTGCGAAGCGGCGCTCGGCTCGCGCTGTCTGGTGGACGCCGCCGACGGCGACCAGCTCGATACCGAGGTGGTGGGCTTCGCCGACGAACGCCTGCTGCTGATGCCGGTGGGCGAGATGCACGGCGTGCTGCCGAATGCCCGGGTGCGCCCGTGCGCCCACGCCGGCGGCCTGCCGGTGGGGCAGGGTTTGCTCGGTCGCGTGGTCGGTGCCGACGGCCTGCCGCTGGACGGCATGGGGCCGCTGGATACCGACGAGCAGGCCTCGCTGAAGGCCGAGCCGATCAACCCGATGGAGCGCAAGCCGATCGACACCCGCCTGGACACCGGCGTGCGTGCGATCAACGCGCTGCTCACCGTCGGCCGCGGCCAGCGTTTGGGGTTGTTCGCCGGTTCCGGCGTCGGCAAATCGACGCTGCTGGGCATGATGACCAAGTACACCGATGCCGACGTGGTGGTGGTGGGCCTGATCGGCGAGCGCGGTCGCGAGGTGAAGGAATTCGTCGAGCACACGCTGGGCGTGGAAGGGCGCCGCCGCGCGGTGATCGTTGCCGCCCCTGCCGACGCGCCGCCGCTCAAGCGCCTGCGTGGCGCCCAGTACGCCACCGCGATCGCCGAATGGTTCCGCGACCGTGGGCTGCGCGTGCTGCTGCTGATGGATTCGCTGACCCGCTACGCCCAGGCGCAACGCGAGATCGCGCTGGCGATCGGCGAGCCGCCGGCGACCAAGGGTTATCCGCCGTCGGTGTTCGCGATGCTGCCGGCGCTGGTCGAACGCGCCGGCAACGATGCCGAGGGTCGCGGTTCGATCACCGCCTTCTACACCGTGCTGACCGAAGGTGATGACTACCGCCACGACCCGATCGCCGATGCGGCGCGTGCGATCCTCGATGGCCACATCGTGCTGTCGCGCGACCTGGCCGAGGCCGGTCACTACCCGGCGATCGACATCGAGGCGTCGATCAGCCGCGTGATGCCGGCGGTGGTGCGCCGCGAGCACCTGCGCTCTGCGCAGCGCTTCCGCCAGATCTATTCGGCCTACCGCCAGCAGCGCGACCTGATCGCGGTGGGTGCCTACCAGAAGGGTTCCGATCCGCAGGTCGACCATGCCATCGCTATGTGGCCGCGGCTGCGCGCGTTCCTGCAGCAGGAGGTCGACGAGCCGGCGACCCTGGTCCAGGGCATCGAGGCGCTGTGTGCGCTCACTGGCGAGGGTGAGGCGTGA
- the fliJ gene encoding flagellar export protein FliJ, whose protein sequence is MRSRADRLQPAVDQAHDRRDQAMQRLAEQQQKLARAEHQLEELKRYRHDYASAQAGGTSVQALLNLQQFIDRIDQAIAQQVAEVQRQQRHLEHARGHWREAHAREKALDSVVSRYREAERKAEDRREQSDVDERMQHRRPPGLSR, encoded by the coding sequence GTGAGGTCGCGCGCCGACCGCCTGCAGCCGGCCGTGGACCAGGCGCACGACCGCCGCGACCAGGCCATGCAGCGGCTGGCCGAGCAGCAGCAGAAGCTGGCCCGCGCCGAACACCAGCTGGAGGAACTCAAGCGCTACCGGCACGACTACGCCTCGGCCCAGGCCGGCGGTACCAGCGTGCAGGCCTTGCTCAACCTGCAGCAGTTCATCGACCGCATCGATCAGGCGATCGCCCAGCAGGTGGCCGAGGTGCAGCGCCAGCAGCGTCACCTGGAGCATGCGCGCGGCCACTGGCGCGAGGCGCACGCGCGGGAGAAGGCGCTGGACAGCGTGGTGAGCCGTTACCGCGAAGCCGAGCGCAAGGCCGAAGACCGGCGCGAGCAGTCCGATGTGGACGAACGCATGCAGCACCGCCGCCCGCCGGGGCTCTCGCGCTGA
- a CDS encoding flagellar hook-length control protein FliK yields the protein MPATAPLPKISVATPSAAAPASESRAGSADAARVFDSHLDAARQQQSGRDAARSAPDTASHTDTGASKPTPKSADSQAKAADPKDTAKTAADQGSAATTTSLVAGVKAQPPSDGDADTSSDASTDKPAAHDDDASASGAASVAGAMLALLGQAMPANASVVTGGAAKVMAASILKASLGGSPTAGATVSGSTDPAAAAATASDSTTATDASPTATGTGQTLQGLASFNDLFASGLPKAAMRQDDKTSIDALAGLMQASSPAASAPLAVAPHALTITGQVGSTDFTQQLGQQVAWLGGQDIKQARIKLHPEELGSLDVKVSVQHNGQVDVTFAAQHPATVHALQQTLPQLDTLLAQQGLSLGQAQVGQQSAGGGDSNRSSSSSGGAGDATDAAIGEVAAAPATISAVGLLDAFA from the coding sequence ATGCCCGCCACCGCACCGCTTCCCAAGATTTCCGTTGCCACGCCCAGCGCCGCCGCTCCGGCCAGCGAGTCCCGCGCCGGTTCCGCTGACGCGGCCCGTGTCTTCGACAGCCACCTGGACGCCGCCCGTCAGCAGCAGTCCGGCAGGGACGCGGCCCGGTCCGCCCCCGACACCGCAAGCCACACCGATACCGGCGCCAGCAAGCCGACGCCGAAGAGCGCGGACAGCCAGGCGAAGGCCGCCGATCCCAAGGACACGGCGAAAACGGCGGCGGATCAGGGCAGCGCCGCGACCACCACGTCGCTGGTCGCTGGCGTCAAGGCCCAGCCTCCGTCCGACGGCGATGCCGATACTTCTTCCGACGCCTCGACCGACAAACCGGCAGCACACGACGACGACGCATCGGCCAGCGGCGCCGCTTCGGTCGCCGGCGCGATGCTCGCCTTGCTGGGACAGGCCATGCCGGCCAATGCCTCGGTCGTCACCGGCGGCGCCGCCAAGGTCATGGCGGCAAGCATTCTGAAGGCGTCGCTGGGCGGTTCGCCCACGGCCGGCGCCACTGTGTCCGGCAGCACCGATCCGGCCGCGGCCGCTGCCACGGCCAGCGACAGCACGACCGCTACCGACGCCAGCCCGACAGCGACCGGCACGGGGCAGACCCTGCAGGGTCTGGCCTCCTTCAACGATCTGTTCGCCTCCGGCCTGCCGAAGGCCGCCATGCGACAGGACGACAAGACCAGCATCGATGCGCTGGCCGGACTGATGCAGGCCAGCTCACCGGCCGCTTCCGCGCCGCTGGCGGTGGCGCCGCACGCGCTCACCATCACCGGCCAGGTCGGCAGTACCGACTTCACCCAGCAGCTCGGCCAGCAGGTGGCCTGGCTCGGTGGGCAGGACATCAAGCAGGCGCGGATCAAGCTGCATCCAGAGGAGCTCGGCTCGCTCGATGTGAAGGTGAGCGTGCAGCACAACGGGCAGGTCGACGTGACCTTCGCGGCCCAGCACCCGGCGACCGTGCATGCGTTGCAGCAGACCCTGCCGCAGCTCGACACGCTGCTGGCCCAGCAGGGCCTTTCGCTGGGGCAGGCGCAGGTCGGGCAGCAGTCGGCCGGAGGCGGCGATAGCAACCGCTCATCCTCGTCGTCCGGCGGCGCCGGCGATGCGACGGATGCGGCGATCGGCGAGGTGGCCGCGGCCCCGGCGACGATCAGTGCGGTGGGCCTGCTCGACGCGTTCGCCTGA
- a CDS encoding flavin reductase family protein encodes MQLDLAGLSAEEAYRWLTATVTPRPIAWVSSVSAAGVANLAPFSFFQVICDQPPTLMVNVGLNPGGRLKDTLVNARETGQLVIHLVNAAMAPVMNETAATLPPEVSEIEVNGLETVPGTRVAVPRLLQAPVAFECEVESITPYPAESPRHFLIFARVLLAHIDDAVMADERHVDPEKLDLVGRMGGLWYSTTRDRFPMKRPP; translated from the coding sequence ATGCAACTGGACCTGGCCGGCCTCAGCGCCGAGGAGGCCTACCGCTGGCTGACCGCCACCGTGACGCCGCGGCCGATCGCCTGGGTTTCGTCGGTTTCCGCCGCGGGCGTGGCCAACCTGGCACCCTTCAGTTTCTTCCAGGTGATCTGCGACCAGCCGCCGACGTTGATGGTCAATGTCGGACTCAATCCCGGTGGGCGGCTGAAGGACACCCTGGTCAACGCGCGTGAGACCGGACAGCTGGTGATCCATCTGGTCAACGCTGCGATGGCGCCGGTGATGAACGAGACGGCCGCCACGTTGCCGCCGGAGGTCAGCGAGATCGAGGTGAACGGTCTGGAGACGGTGCCGGGTACCCGCGTCGCCGTGCCGCGACTGCTGCAGGCTCCGGTCGCGTTCGAATGCGAGGTGGAGAGCATCACGCCGTACCCGGCGGAGAGCCCGCGGCACTTCCTGATCTTCGCGCGCGTGCTGCTGGCCCACATCGACGATGCGGTGATGGCCGATGAGCGTCATGTCGACCCCGAAAAGCTCGACCTCGTCGGGCGCATGGGCGGCCTGTGGTACTCGACCACGCGCGACCGCTTCCCGATGAAGCGCCCGCCCTAG
- a CDS encoding N-acetylmuramoyl-L-alanine amidase has protein sequence MPVTVHDHFLPYVDRLEARPADAVTLVVIHCTELPDLAMAREYGERVLHDSGTGNSGHYYVDRDGRIERYVPGTRVAHHVRGCNPASIGIELVNSGRYPDWFDSRHQAMDEPYPPAQIAALKALLTQLRAEFPALRQIAGHEDLDTARVAASDDPSLQVPRKRDPGPRFPWDEVLAGAELERIRA, from the coding sequence ATGCCCGTCACCGTCCACGACCATTTCCTGCCCTACGTCGACCGCCTCGAAGCGCGCCCGGCCGACGCCGTCACCCTGGTGGTGATCCACTGCACCGAGCTGCCCGACCTGGCGATGGCCCGCGAGTACGGCGAGCGCGTGCTGCACGACAGCGGCACCGGCAACAGCGGCCACTACTACGTCGACCGCGACGGCCGCATCGAACGCTACGTGCCCGGCACCCGCGTGGCGCACCACGTGCGCGGCTGCAACCCGGCGTCGATCGGCATCGAGCTGGTCAACTCCGGGCGCTACCCCGACTGGTTCGACTCGCGCCACCAGGCGATGGACGAACCCTACCCGCCTGCGCAGATCGCAGCACTGAAAGCGCTGCTGACGCAGCTGCGCGCCGAGTTTCCGGCACTGCGGCAGATCGCCGGCCACGAGGACCTCGACACCGCCCGCGTGGCGGCCAGCGACGATCCGTCGCTGCAGGTGCCGCGCAAGCGCGATCCCGGTCCGCGGTTTCCGTGGGACGAGGTGCTGGCCGGCGCGGAGCTGGAGCGCATCCGCGCCTGA